The genomic segment CCGCTGGCGTTGGCGGGTGGGGTGTAGATGACCCGGTTGCCGCTGGCGGCGATGGTGCCCCGGCCCGGCCGGCCCAGGGCGACCAGGGTGAGGCTGTCGCCATCGACATCGCTGTCATTGGCCAGAACATCGATGGTGACCGGGGTGTCCTCGTCGGTGCTGGCCGCATCGGCCACGGCCCGGGGCGGATCGTTCACCGGCTGCACGGTCACGGTGACGGTGCCCGTGGCGGTGGCTCCCTGGCCGTCTCCGACCTGGTAGGTGAAGACATCGCTGCCGGAAAAGTCGGGGGCTGGCGTGTAGACAACGCGGTTGCCGGCCACCGCCGTGGTGCCATGGCTGCCGGCCTGGGTGCCGGTCACGGCCAGCGGGTCCCCGTCCGGGTCGCTGTCGTTGGCCAGCACATCGATGGTCACCGCCAGCTCCTCGCTGGTGGCGCCGGTGTCGGCACCGGCCACCGGCGGGTCATTCTGGGGCAATACCGCGATGAGCACTGTGGCGGCGTTGGAGGCCGCCTCGCCGTCCGTGACCAGAAAGGTGAAGGAGTCGGCGCCGGTGAAGTTTGCCGTCGGCTGGTAGGTGAAGGCGCCGGTGGCCGGGTTGCTCAGGGTGAGGGTGCCATGGCTGGGGCCGGCCTGCACCTGGAAGGTCACGGGGTCCCCGTCCGGGTCGCTGGCCAAGAGTCCTGCAGCCAGCACCGTGTCCTCGTCCACCGACAGGGCGAGGCCCTCCGCCACTGGCGGGTTGTTCACCGGCGGCGTCAGATCGGCCGGGCTGGTCCAGATCAGCTCGTTGGAGAAGGCGGATTCGTTGCCTACCCCGTCATAGGCGGTGGCCGCGAAGTAGAAGGTCTGCCCCCCCGGCAGGCCGGTCACCGTGAACTGGGTGGCGTTGCCCGCATCGGCCACGTCGGTGTAGCTGCCGCTGGCCAGGCCCCAGTAGATCTGGTAGCCGGCCAGCTCCGGCTCAGGGTTGGGGTCCCAGGCCAGGGTGACCTCGGCGGCGGGCAGTGGTCGCGCCGCCACCAGAACGAAGAGCGTCCCGATCAGCCAGAGGAAGGCAAGACGACAGGAAAAGGCGCGGGATAGGGGCACGGGGGTCATGACTCACCTCAAGGCCTCCGCCGGCAAGCCCATTCCGGGCCCAACCCAGGGCAGCCTGGGCAGCAGGCGGAGCCAGGCGGCTCCAGAGAGCGATCCGGAGACATCTGGGGTCGGATGGGTGCGGTGCGGAAATCTTTTTCGACGCGCAACACATTATAAAACAAGCCGTCATCATCCCATAACCCCTTTTTGGCTCAGCTCTCCGGCAGGCAGCGCTTCCCGGCCTGACCGGCAGGGTCCGGTTGCCGGCCCCATGCACCTGCCAAGCAAGGCCTGTGCCACCATTGTCATCAGTCAGGAAGGGACGACCAGGCGCCGGCCAGGATCCAGCAGCCAGCCAGGGGACGCCGTCTGTTTGGTCTTGCCTTGCCGCCGGCATTGGTCGCACAATGGGTCAGGTGCTCTGGGAGCTGGCGGTGCTGAGGAGCGGTGTCCCGGAGGCGAGCGCTTGCTGCGGCATGCTTCCGGGAACAGGATCGCGCCCTGGATGGCCGGCAGACGGGGTCAGGAACGGCAGACTTGGCCCTCGGCGGCGCACGGAGGGAGAGGTATGGCGGAGGCGGCCCGGAAGCGAATCCTCTTTGTGGACGACGAGATGGCCATCCTGGAGGCGACCATGATGCTCCTGGAGGAGCGCTACGAGGTCACCGGCGCCACCCGCGGCGACGTCGCCCTCACGCTCTTCCAGGAGGGGGACTTTGATCTGGTGGTCTCCGACATCATCATGCCTGGCCTGGATGGCCTGCAGCTCTTTGCCGCTGTCCGCAAGATCCGGCCCCAGCAGCCGTTCGTCTTTGTGTCTGTCTCCGAGCTCTTCTTCCAGGATCCCCAGGTGGAGTCGATCCTCCACCAGCAGGCGGACGGCTTTCTCGGCAAGCCCTTCCGGTTCGAGGACCTGCTCGCCCTGGTGGATCGGGTGCTCTCCCGGCCAGAGCCTGCGCCGCCGGCCTGATCCCGCGGCCTCTTCGACGGGCAGTAGAAGGATGGGTGGAGGCGCCAGCCGCAACCCATCAGCCGGCCGGCAGCCGTAGCCCCCACCCCAAGCCCTCCCCCGCTGGGGGGCCCGCTGGGGGAGGGGGGCCTCGGTGGGGTCGCCTCCCCCCCAGCAGCGGGGGGAGGTCGGGAGGGGGGCTCATCGCAGGACCAGCTCACTCCACCTGCACCACCACCTCGTCCATCCAGGTCTCCCCAGGCACCCCGTCCGCCTCCGGATCGAGGCTCAGAGACAGGCGGTACTCGCCCCGGGGGAGCTTGACGTTCAGGACCGGCAGGGGCCGGGGCAGATCGGCCATGGGGAAGACGCCGATGGGCAACGGGGTCGGCGATGCCACCCAGCCCCGGTCCCCGGTCAGCCAGAGCGTATCGCCGCTCGCCACCACCAACAGCCGCAGCCACCATTCCGCGGTCTCCCCGGCCGTATCCGCCGCCGCCAGGCCGATGGTCACCTTGGTCCGGGTCCGGGCCGCCACCGGCACGGTGCCGCCCTGGTTGTTGGCCAGGACCTCGGGCCGGGGCGGGATCGCCTCCCGGACCAGGGCCTGCACCGGGCAGACGGCGTCCGCCACCCGGCTGTCCGGGCTCAGGAGGGTCAGCTCGCTGGTCATGGTGCCCAGGACGTCCGCCTGGAAGCGCACCGTGACCGGCGCGCCGCTCTTGGGGTTGACCGTGATGGGCAGGACCAGGCCTGGCAGGGAAAGGCTGGTCGCCCCGGCCCGGATGTCGCCGATGACCAGCGGCACCTGCGCCGGGTTGACGATCCACAGCTGGGCCTCCACGACCCGGCCCACCGGCACCTCGCCGAGATCCAGGGCCGCCGGATAGAGGATGGTCACCGGCGGATCCGGGGTGACCACCACGGTGACCTCCGTTTGCCAGCCCGGGTCCAGGGTGCCGTTGACCTCCTGGTCTACGAAGAGGGTCCAGACATGGGTACCAGCCACCAGGGGCGGTCGGCCCACCCCCCGGCTGCCGGAAAGGAGCGGTCCCACCAGAAACGGCACCCCCGCGGCTACGATCTGCCAGCCCTGGCTGGGCTCCATCCAGTAGGTGTTGCCGGGTGCCTGCCAGCGCAGCCACAGCTCCATCTCCCGGCCCAGATAATCGTTGGCGGCGATGGTCATGGCCAGGCTGACCGTCATGCCCCTGGCCACGGTCAGCTCCGGGGCGAGGCCGTTGGCGGTGAGGGTAAGGTCCGGCGCCACCGCTGGCCGGCCGCTGCCGGTCAGCCGGTAGGTGACCGGCTCCTCCTGGACGATGTTGGTGGCCAGGCGCAGCTCCCCTTCCCAGGGACCCTCGGCCGGGGGCAGGAACTGGACCGGGATGGCCAGCCGGTTGCCGGGGGTGATGGTGGCCGGCAGGGCCAGCTCGCCTGCGGCAAAGGCCGTCTGGCTGACCTCGATCCCCTGGATCACCAGATCCGCCTCGCCGCTGTTCTGGATTTCGACGCTGGCCGCCGCCGGCAGGCCCACCGGCCTCTCGCCGAAGTCCAGCCACGCCGGCGCGAAGCTCGCCTCCGGCACCGGGGCGGGGTCGGGCACCAGGCGGAAGACACTGTTGCCGCCGCTGGCCGCGTACAAAATGCCGGTGTCCGGATCCAGGGCCAGCCCGTAGACCGTATCCGTGGTCAGGCCATCGGCCAGGGGATGCCAGTGGCTGCCGCGGTCGGTGCTGCGCAGCACCCCGGCCCGGGTGGCCACATGCAGGTAGTCGGGCCGGGCCGGATCCAGGAGCAGATCGAAGACCACCACGCCGGCCAGGAGAGGCTCCCAGGTGGCGCCCTGATCCGGTGACCGGTAGAGGCCGGCCGCGGTGGCCGCGTAGAGCACGCCGGTTCCCGGCAGCCACTCCAGATCGAGCACCGCCGCCCCGATCCCCTCGCAGGGTTGCCAGACACCGGCCTCGGCGTCGAACCGCCAGACCGCTCCCGTCTCGTCGGGGGTGGCCCGCCAGTTCTCGGGCTGATCGGCCTGGGGATCGCCGTGGCTGCGGCGACTGCCCGCAAAGAGCGGCTGCCCGGTCCCATCCAGCTCCAGGTCGCTGATGCTGGCAGCCTCCCCCAGGCCCTCGTTGAAGGGATCCCAGGTCTGCCCGCCATCAGCGCTCGCCAGGATGCCCTGCTCCTGGGTGGCGGCATAGAGGCGCTCGGGCTGGTCAGGAACCGGGATCAGGCGCCAGACCCCAACGCCGGACAGGATCTGGGCCCGCTCGCTGCACGGGCCGCCGAAGCAGTCCCGGTCCAGGCGCCAGACGCCCCGGACCTCCGGGGTGGCCCAGGCCGGGTTGCCGGTGGCAAAGAGAAGCTTGCCGCTGTCCGCCGGGTCGCCGATCAGGGACCAGGTGTAGACCGGGGTGCCGGCACTGGAGGCCCACTGCCAGCCGAGCTCGGAGCCGTCACCGCCGTACAGGCCGCTCTCGGCCACGGCGACCAGCCGGGGCGCCCCGGCCGCGGCCGGCAGAACGGTCACCCCGTTGACGAGCAGGCCGTAAATCCCGTTGGTGATGGCCTGGAAGGAGCGCAGCCCGTCCAGGCTGCGCAGGACGTTCACCCGGCCGCCGGCGGTCTTGTACCAGCGGCTGGAGCGGGTCATGGGGGTGGACAGGAGCCCGGAGAAGGAGTCGGTCCGGGTGGCGGTGGCATCGACAGCGACCCGGAAGGCCCCGGCCGGGGTGGCAAGCCAGGTCTGGCCGCCATCGGCGGACAGGTAGCTGCCGCCGCCGGTATGCTGGCTGCTGCCGGGCCGGAACAGGGGCTGCTCCAGGGAGCCGGCGCTGTCGTTGGCCACCACCCAGAGAAGCTGGGCGTTGTTGGGGTCGATGGCCAGGGTGTAGACCAGAGGCAGGGGGGTAGCCTCCGCCAGCTCGGCTGGCAGGGCCAGGCGACTCCAGGTGGCGCCGCCGTCTGCCGAGCCGTAGACCCAGTCATCCTCGGTGCCCAGGAACAGGCGGTCGGCATCGGTGGGATCCCCGGCCAGGAAGGTGGCCCGGGTGGCCTGGGGCGGCAGATCGCCGTTGCGATTGACCCAGACATCTTCCTGGCGGACAAAGACGCCGCTGCCATGGAGCATGGCCCAGACCCGGCCCTGAGCATCGACATTGAACAGCACCGCCGGCCACTGGCTCAGATCGCCGGCCGGGGCCTCGATGCCGGTACCGTCCGGCTGCCACGTCAACCCGTCGTCGCTGCTCCGAAAGACCCAGGCCGGCAGGGGATCCTCCATGCTCCGGGCAGCCAGGCCGGCATAGAGACTGCCATCCCCGGCCCGGGCCAGGGCCACCACCGGCCCGACCCGGCTGAGACTCCCCGGCGACAGGGGCAGGCCGCTGTTTCTGGCCTCCCAGGTTTCCCCCTGATCGGTGCTCCGCCAGACGCCGGTGCTGTCGTTGGCCACCAGGACCACGCCGGGATCGGCGGGCGAGAAGGCCAGGCCCAGAAAGCTGCCGTCGGCCATGGCATGGTGGTGCACCGCCTGCCAGCTCTCGCCGCCATCCCGACTCCGGAACACGCCATGGTGACCGGTGACGAAGAGGAGGCTGGGGTCATGGGGGGAGATGCCGATGGCGAACTGGTCGCCGCCCTCCGGCCCGATGGCTTCCCAGCGCAGAGCCGCCCCCGCCGGCTGCCCGGCCAAGAGCCCCAGAAGAGCCAAAAAAATCGCCACAGCACGCATCATGGCTGCACCAGTCCCGCAAAGGTTCGAGGCATTGCCGCTCGCCGCCGGGATGGCGGAGGCGGATCCACCTCCTCTATTCTACGCAGCAAGGCGCATGCCGGGCAAGGGCGGGCATGGCCACCTGGATATTCGATAAGCAAGAGGCCCAGTCAATTCGGCTTCGACAACGTGGGCAGCCAGGCGCCAACGGGGTGGGCGATGGGCCGCCCGCAGGGCGACGCATGCGTCGCCCTCTGTGCGCCCGCTTGCAGGACCATAGCATCCAGCCTGGCGTCGGCCTTGTCGAATATCCATATGGCCACCTGGATAGGTGATCATCCGCCGCCCCTGCCGGCGCCGGATTGCCGGACACCCTTGTGCCCGGCGTTGCCCCTGCTCGAATATCCACAAGATCACGGCGAGCAGCACGCCCTGGCGGGAGACCTCGTGGTGAGGCCTTGCAGAGATTTGTCAGGCAGGAAAAACTTTTTACATGCCGGATGCCGGCCCTCGATCAACCGCTCTCGCCGGCGGGAAGAAGGGGGCGCGAAGCGTCGGGTGAGGCCAGGTGGGCAAGGTGGCTACGGAGCCCGAAGCCGGCCTGGAATACCAACCTTAAGCCTCGGCCAATGCGCGTGGCCTCTGCCAGGCAGAACCTCGGGAAACTTCCAGCCGTCGAGCGGAGATACGGGGAAGCCATCGAACGGCTTGTTCCCGGCGACTCCGTCGCCGGGAATCGCGGCGCTGACTTCGCGCCGCGATTGGGCGTCTCCAGTGTCGTGGTGACAATAGGCACACATGGGCGTAAGATGGCGCGATGAAACCATTTCGTTGGAGTGCCGAGAAGAACGAAAGGCTCAAAGAAGAACGGGGTGTCTCGTTTGAAAGCATCGTGGTCGCGATCGAGTCCGGTGGTCTGCTGGACATCCTGGCTCAGCCGAACCAATCGAAGTACCCCCGACAGCGCGCTCTCGTCGTCTCGTGCGACAACTACGTTTACCTGGTTCCGTTCGTCGAAGAGGGGGGATACTTCTTTCTCAAGACAGTTATCCCAAGCCGTAAGGCCACCCGGGACTATCTGAAACAAGGTGAAGCAGATGCCAAAGATTGATGATTACGAATTTGAGGTTCTGAACGCCTTCGAGAGAGGCCAATTGAAGTCCGTGGCAACGAAAGCCGAACTTGCCAAGTTCAAGGCCGCTGCCCGTGCTACCGCCATCAAAGATCGCCGAGTCAACATTCGCCTGTCCTCTGGCGATCTCAGCGATATTCAGGTGAAGGCGATGGAAGAAGGAATGCCGTATCAAACGCTCATTGCCAGCGTTCTTCACAAGTACGTTACGGGTCGTCTTATGGAGCGACCGGAGCCTGCCGCTAAGGCTCATCGTAAGCCGGCTGCGAAACGCAGGGCTACATCAGGCAGCTAATCATCATTTTGGCCAAGACGCCCAACCTCTCGGTCAACGGACCGCCTTCAAGCTGCGCTTGCAGGCTCCTTCCCCGCGTCGCCTTCCCGATCAACCGCTCTCGCCGGCGGGAAAGGGGGGGGCGTGAAGCGCCGGGTGAGGCCGAGTGGGCAGGGTGGCAACGGAGCCCGAAGCCGGCCTGGGCGTCCTTCGGGGCCCCAGTCATCCGAAAAAAGCGGACGTACGGTCGAGGACGACGGCGAGCCGTTCGCGGCAAAAATGGCCCGCCTGACCGCCGAGCTTCGCGAGCAGACCAAACAGGCTGCCAAACTCGACAGCCTCATCTGGGCGAACCTGGAGGATATCGGCTATGGCAAATGAACTGGCGCCGAGCAGCCCTGGCGAGTTCCTCATCTACCAGACCGATGACGGCCGAACCCGCGTTCAGGTCCGTTTTGAGGGAGAAACCGTCTGGCTGTCCCAGAAAGCCATGGCGGAATTGTTCCAGAAAGACGTCCGTACCATAAATGAGCATATCCATAATATCTTTGAGGAAGGCGAGCTAACGCCTGATGCAGTTATCCGGAATTTCCGGATAACTGCCGCCGATGGCAAACAGTACGACACCCTGCACTACAACCTCGATGTCATCATCTCCGTCGGCTACCGCGTCAAGTCCCTCCGCGGCACCCAGTTTCGCATCTGGGCCACGCAGCGGCTCCGCGAGTACATCATCAAGGGCTTCACCCTGGACGACGAACGTTTGAAAAAAGCCGGCGGCGGGGAACACTTCGAGGAGCTGCTCGAACGTATTCGCGACATCCGCTCCTCCGAGCGGGTTTTCTGGCGGAAGGTGCTCGACATCTACGCGCTCAGCGAGGATTACGACCCCAGAGCCGAAACATCGAAACTCTTCTTCCAGACCGTGCAGAACAAGATGCATTGGGCCATCTCGGGACAAACCGCCGCCGAAATCGTCCACACCCGCGCCGATGCCCAGAAGCCGCAGATGGGTCTGACCTGCTACCCGGGAGGAACACCCCGAAAGAGCGACGTGACTGTTGCCAAGAACTATCTGAGTGAGGACGAGGTCAAGGCCCTGAATCTGATTGTCTCGGCTTACCTTGACTTCGCCGAGTTGCAGGCCATGAGCCGCAAGCCGATGTACATGGCCGACTGGATAGCCAAGCTCGACGATTTCATCCGCATGACCGACCGGCACATTCTCACCCACGCGGGCAAGATTTCGCACGAGACGGCCAGGCTAAAGGCGGAAGCGGAGCATGAGAAGTTCCGCGCCGTTCAAGCTTCGCTGCCGCAACCCGTCGATCAACACTTCGCCGAGGCCATCGAAGAGATCAAGAAGATCGAAGGCGAGGTGAAAAAGAAGTCCTGCCGTAAAAAGAAAGGCGGTGGCCAATGGCCGCGATAATCCTGAGCCTTGCCCACGAATTGCCGGAGGAAATCCAGCGGTTTTTGGAAGAAAAGATGCGGGTGGTGGGCGATGTCGAGTAAGGCCATCCTGCATAGGCAGACCGCCGCCTGGACCGAAAAGCTCGACAGGCTCATCTGGGTCAAACTGGAGGGCTTCGGCTATGGCGGGTGAGTGGCGAGAAGGACAACTCGGTGATTACGTTCCCGGCCTCTCCTGCTCAACTGGTTTCGTGCCAAAGGAACCATCGCCCTCGGGTGCGTGGAAGGGTTCAACAACAAGGCCAAGGTGACTACAGACCTCCTGACATGGGGACACGGCAGCTTGCAACATTGTGCTTGTGATGTTGCGGCCATTTTATACGGCAGGCTGCAATTAAACACGCAAAAACAACATACTACTGCCAACGCCGATTATGGTGTCGTCTTGGTCACGGCTCTTCCGGTTGAATACCTCGCCGTGCGCCGCTCATCTGGTGGACATCCGATCTGCGCTTGTATACGAGGAAGCCGGTGGGGGCG from the Thermodesulfobacteriota bacterium genome contains:
- a CDS encoding response regulator, with the translated sequence MAEAARKRILFVDDEMAILEATMMLLEERYEVTGATRGDVALTLFQEGDFDLVVSDIIMPGLDGLQLFAAVRKIRPQQPFVFVSVSELFFQDPQVESILHQQADGFLGKPFRFEDLLALVDRVLSRPEPAPPA
- a CDS encoding choice-of-anchor D domain-containing protein, with the translated sequence MMRAVAIFLALLGLLAGQPAGAALRWEAIGPEGGDQFAIGISPHDPSLLFVTGHHGVFRSRDGGESWQAVHHHAMADGSFLGLAFSPADPGVVLVANDSTGVWRSTDQGETWEARNSGLPLSPGSLSRVGPVVALARAGDGSLYAGLAARSMEDPLPAWVFRSSDDGLTWQPDGTGIEAPAGDLSQWPAVLFNVDAQGRVWAMLHGSGVFVRQEDVWVNRNGDLPPQATRATFLAGDPTDADRLFLGTEDDWVYGSADGGATWSRLALPAELAEATPLPLVYTLAIDPNNAQLLWVVANDSAGSLEQPLFRPGSSQHTGGGSYLSADGGQTWLATPAGAFRVAVDATATRTDSFSGLLSTPMTRSSRWYKTAGGRVNVLRSLDGLRSFQAITNGIYGLLVNGVTVLPAAAGAPRLVAVAESGLYGGDGSELGWQWASSAGTPVYTWSLIGDPADSGKLLFATGNPAWATPEVRGVWRLDRDCFGGPCSERAQILSGVGVWRLIPVPDQPERLYAATQEQGILASADGGQTWDPFNEGLGEAASISDLELDGTGQPLFAGSRRSHGDPQADQPENWRATPDETGAVWRFDAEAGVWQPCEGIGAAVLDLEWLPGTGVLYAATAAGLYRSPDQGATWEPLLAGVVVFDLLLDPARPDYLHVATRAGVLRSTDRGSHWHPLADGLTTDTVYGLALDPDTGILYAASGGNSVFRLVPDPAPVPEASFAPAWLDFGERPVGLPAAASVEIQNSGEADLVIQGIEVSQTAFAAGELALPATITPGNRLAIPVQFLPPAEGPWEGELRLATNIVQEEPVTYRLTGSGRPAVAPDLTLTANGLAPELTVARGMTVSLAMTIAANDYLGREMELWLRWQAPGNTYWMEPSQGWQIVAAGVPFLVGPLLSGSRGVGRPPLVAGTHVWTLFVDQEVNGTLDPGWQTEVTVVVTPDPPVTILYPAALDLGEVPVGRVVEAQLWIVNPAQVPLVIGDIRAGATSLSLPGLVLPITVNPKSGAPVTVRFQADVLGTMTSELTLLSPDSRVADAVCPVQALVREAIPPRPEVLANNQGGTVPVAARTRTKVTIGLAAADTAGETAEWWLRLLVVASGDTLWLTGDRGWVASPTPLPIGVFPMADLPRPLPVLNVKLPRGEYRLSLSLDPEADGVPGETWMDEVVVQVE
- a CDS encoding toxin yields the protein MKPFRWSAEKNERLKEERGVSFESIVVAIESGGLLDILAQPNQSKYPRQRALVVSCDNYVYLVPFVEEGGYFFLKTVIPSRKATRDYLKQGEADAKD
- a CDS encoding virulence RhuM family protein, with the translated sequence MANELAPSSPGEFLIYQTDDGRTRVQVRFEGETVWLSQKAMAELFQKDVRTINEHIHNIFEEGELTPDAVIRNFRITAADGKQYDTLHYNLDVIISVGYRVKSLRGTQFRIWATQRLREYIIKGFTLDDERLKKAGGGEHFEELLERIRDIRSSERVFWRKVLDIYALSEDYDPRAETSKLFFQTVQNKMHWAISGQTAAEIVHTRADAQKPQMGLTCYPGGTPRKSDVTVAKNYLSEDEVKALNLIVSAYLDFAELQAMSRKPMYMADWIAKLDDFIRMTDRHILTHAGKISHETARLKAEAEHEKFRAVQASLPQPVDQHFAEAIEEIKKIEGEVKKKSCRKKKGGGQWPR